In the Gemmatimonadaceae bacterium genome, TTCCTTGTCACCTGCGTACCAGTTCTGCACGGTCGAGTATTTGATCGTCGCCCCCTTGAGTGCGACCAGCTCGACCACCGCCGCGTGCAGCTGATTGGTGCTCCGCTTGGGTGCCGTGCATCCCTCGAGATAGCTGACGTATGCGCCCTCGTCGGCCACGATGAGAGTTCTCTCAAACTGGCCGGTGTCGGCCGAGTTGATACGGAAATACGTCGAGAGCTCGATCGGGCAGCGCACGTCCTTGGGGACGTACACGAACGAGCCGTCGGAGAACACCGCACTGTTCAGCGCGGCGAAGAAGTTGTCGCTGTACGGCACGACGGAGCCGAGGTATTTCTCGACCAGGTCCGGATGTTCGCGCAACGCTTCGCCGAACGAGCAGAAGATGATGCCGTGCTTGGCCAGCTCCGAGCGCATCGTCGTTCCGACCGACACCGAGTCGAAGATCGCGTCGACCGCCACGCCGGCGAGCATCTTCTGCTCGTACAGCGGAATGCCGAGCTTCTCGTAGGTCTTGAGCAACTCCGGATCGACTTCATCGATGCTGCCGAGCGGCTTCTTCGTCTTGGGCGCGGAGTAGTAGCTCGTCGCTTGATAGTCGATCGGGCCGTAATGGACGTTCGGCCAATGCGGCTCTTTCATCGACAGCCAGCGGCGATACGCCTTGAGCCGCCACTCGACCATGAAAGCGGGCTCGTTCTTTTTCGCCGAGATCGCGCGAACGACGTCCTCGCTCAGCCCGGCTGGCAGCGTGTCCGACTCGATGTCGGTCACGAATCCGTGCTGATACTCTCGGCTAATCAGGCTCTCGATCGAACTGCTCATTCGGTACTCCAACGTGTTGGACCAGCGTGCGCGCCGTCGCTTGGGCGGCGAATCCGAGAGGCGAAGCTCGTTCCCGGATCGCGTAGCGCAACTCGTTTTCGGTGAATCGTTTGCGGACTCGTCGGCTTCGCTCAGGTGGCGAGTCTCGCCGCAAATTCAGGCGAATTCAGCTAAGCAGATAAAATTAGTCGGCTTTAGGTCGTCGGGGCTAGGGGGCGACGTCCGCAGCCCACAATCCGGCCTACGTCTCACCCCGGACTGGCAGCGGTTAAGCCAGCAGAGCGAGCGTTTCGCGCAGCAACGATGCCGCGAGCTCGACCTTGTAGCCGTTCTTCGAAAGAGGCCTCGCGTCGTACAGTGCGCGGTCGGCCAGCGTGGCGATCGTG is a window encoding:
- the sufB gene encoding Fe-S cluster assembly protein SufB; this translates as MSSSIESLISREYQHGFVTDIESDTLPAGLSEDVVRAISAKKNEPAFMVEWRLKAYRRWLSMKEPHWPNVHYGPIDYQATSYYSAPKTKKPLGSIDEVDPELLKTYEKLGIPLYEQKMLAGVAVDAIFDSVSVGTTMRSELAKHGIIFCSFGEALREHPDLVEKYLGSVVPYSDNFFAALNSAVFSDGSFVYVPKDVRCPIELSTYFRINSADTGQFERTLIVADEGAYVSYLEGCTAPKRSTNQLHAAVVELVALKGATIKYSTVQNWYAGDKE